In Ovis canadensis isolate MfBH-ARS-UI-01 breed Bighorn chromosome 11, ARS-UI_OviCan_v2, whole genome shotgun sequence, the DNA window cccttctccaggggatcttcccaacccagggattgaacccaggtctcccacattgcgagcagattctttaccagctgagccacaagggaaacccaagaatactggagtgggtagccaattctcttctccagtggatcttcccgacccaggaatcgaactggggtctcctgcactgcaggcggattctttaccaactgagccatcagggaagcccaaaggtaaAGAAGTCAAGGTTAAAGCTGGGTCCTTGGATGATATCTAAGTGAGGCATGTACTGAACCTGGGGACTGCCCATGAGAAGCGGGAGCCCACCTGAGTCTTCCACGCTCCCAGAGGAACTCACCAGCGTGTGCTGAGCCTGCAGCTCCACCTCCAGGGTGTTCACTGTGCGTCGAAGCTCCAGGATCTCTGACTGGCAGCACTGCAGCTCCTCTGAGCAGGACATGGCCTGCAGGCTGATGCCTTCAGACTGTAGCACAAGCACACAGAGAAGTGACCGCTGCCCTCCCTGGCCAGATGCAGCCGGGTCCCTCCCTGCTCTGCAGCACTGCCCTCACCTGAGTTTGGAACCACTGCTCCACGTCACGGAGGTTGGTCTCCACCATGGCCTCGTACTGGCCCCGCATCTCCTCCAGCACACTGCCCAGGTTCACGGTGGGCTCCACGTCCAGCTCAATCTTGAGCTTATCTCCCAGCTGACGCTTCAGAGTGTGGACTTCCTATGGACATAGGAGGACATCCCATTGGTGGGGCTCCCGCTGCCCTCCACTCAGAGCCTCACCTCCCACTTCCCATTAGCTCCAGTGATTTCCCTGCTCTCCTCTGAGGATGAGGCACTGTCTGCATTAGTGTGGTAGTTTCCAAAGCCATTTAGTGGGTGGGCTCCCCGTGAAAGCCAGAAATCCCCTTTGAGGCTTAACCACAAGGCACAACCAGGAAGGGCCTCATTGCTTCCTCCGAAGAAGTCTGAATTCACCCCAGGACATCTCCATGTGCCACCCAAAGGGCTACTGCACCTGCTCATGGTTCTTCTTGAGGCAGAGCAGCTCCTCCTTCCGGGACTCCACCTGGGCCTCCAGGTCAGCCTTGGCAAGTGTGAGGTCATCCAGCGCCCTGCGCATCCCGCAGACATCAGCTTCCACCAGCTGGCGGAGGGAGTGCTCCATCTGGAACCTTCACCAGGGCAGACACAGGGATTGAGGTTAAAGAGAAGAGGGCCCATGGGACACAACCCACAGGGTAACTCGCTGGCCTTCTGTCTGCTGTCCAGCCTGGACAACCAGGCAGAGCGGCCGGTCCTGAGGATACCAGCATGGCCCGCGGACAGTGCCACCCTCGAGGGCAGATGGCCAAAGGGGAAGCGGTAGAGTAGACCCTCATCTTCCATGCCTCCCAACTGAGATGGACCCTGGACTCTGTCCCAGATTAGGTGCCAAACCACGATGGGAAGAAGCTTCCTTCACCCTGGGGGAGTGAGGCGTCCACAGTGCCCAGAAGAAAGACAACAGAATGCAATGTCCTTCCTGCTGCCCCGCTGGACCCTCTCAGGGAATGTAAACCCTCTGACCTCCACATGGCTCCAGGCTCCCGATTTCTGTCATGAATTACTAGTGCTCACAAACTGGTGGAGCTGCACTGCAGAGGTATATCTTTTACCAAGGCAGCAGAATTTCTTACAAAATGACCTTGGATAGGAAATGAGGGGGCGAGTTCTGGTTCTACTGCTCAACAGCCATGTGACTTCCAGTTGGCAAGTCCCCTCAGGGCTCTGGGCCCCATGTCCTCAGAAAGCAGATGCCAGCACTGCCCTGCCCACCTCACCAGGGTCTTCTTATATAGAATCAAGTGGAGGAAGTGTTTCAAATCACACTATAAACTATAAAGGCTAAACAATTGCAGGGGACCAGGGGTGTTTTCTCAAGACCTTGAACTTAATGCCCTCTGTTTATGTCAGCTGTAACTGTTGGTTTGGGATCTTGGTCGATGGCATCTCTGATGCCAGGTGCATCACCAGAGAGGCATCAAGGTAGGCATCTGGATCCTCCCCCAAGTGTGCTACCCCGACTCACTTGGTCCTGAAGTCATCTGCAGCTAGTTTAGCATTGTCTATTTGCACGACCAGCTTGTTGTTCTCAGATTTGACGCACAGGATCTGAGGAAAGAAAGTACACTCAGGGGTTCACTTATTCCCAGAGTCACCTATGGCCTCAGTCAAAAGAAGAGCCATTGGCCAGGTTCAATCTACAACATTGCCTTGACAACACAAACTCCCAAACGTGTGAGTGATGCTGGTGTGGCATGGAAGGGGCACACGCAAGAGGATGCATGGCAAAGGGGGAAGGCATAGAGCCAAAGGAAGCAAGAGGCGGGAGATGGTAGCAAACTGAACACATAgctaagacattattttgccagatCTGAGGCTTAATCTGATATAAACAAGAAGAGCTAGAATCTAGGCCACAGAACAATGGGCTGGTTATGAAAGTTTCAGGTAAGATGGGATCCATTCTTTTTTGGGGGTTATGTATCTTTCTGatccatccattttttttttccttgaagtagagttgatttacaatgttgtgccaggctctgctatacagcaaagtgactcagttatacatatatatatgcattcttttttatattcttttccattatggtttatcactggatattgaatatagttccctgtgctatatattagaaccttgttgtttatccattctcaaTGTAATGGTTTGTCATTACCAGCCCCAACATTTtagtccatccctctcccttcCCGCCATTCCCTTGACAACCactagtctgctctctatgtctgtgagcctatttctgttttgtagataggttcattttgccatattttagattccacatataagggataagATAtggaatttgtctttttctgacttacttcacttagtgtgataatctctattTGCAACCATGTTGCTGggaatgacattatttcattccttttatggctaagtaatattccattttgtataggtaccacatcttctttatcattcatctgttgatagccatttagattgtttccatgttttagatattataaacagtgctgctaagaacattggggtgcatgtatctttctgatcctgaattatatttttgtctgggtatattcccaggaatggaattactggatcatgtgATAATTCTATTATCATAATTCTGTTCTGTTAGGATTCGTTTTCTGGGAATCTTCATACTATTTTCTACAGTGGCCACACCAAATTACGCTTAAGGTAGGATCCAGTCTTAATAAGTTGTCTCTACCACTGGCTGGTCAACCTCCTCAGAGTTCTTCTCTGAATCGAGCCATAGCTCCATGGCCCTTATTCTGACattctctgtctttctgtctccaAATCTAAGTAAGCTCTACAGAAGCATTCCGTTTATAATTGAAGAGGAGAGCAGATATACATAAGAGACCAATGCTACCGAATACACTGGCTCTAAAAGGACATTAGAACATATATCCCTGACCCCTTTAACTGCTCCAGAACTTAACTTGCACTGTTTTTGCAACTACAATTGAGGAATTGTAAGTACCAAAACTAAGTTAGCATAAACTCAGAATCCCAGCGAATCAAACGCTGCATCTTATCCTTTACATATTCACATTCGCCTTCACTCAAGAGAATCTCTTCCCCCAAGTCTGGggttagcaggtgcaaactattatgcaaagactggataaacaaactgtacagcacagggaactatactcaatatccggggataaaccataatggaaaagaatattgaaaagaaTATAGGGACTACCCTGGTGCTCCTCTGGTTAAGATTtctgcagggggtgcagatttgttccctggtgggggagctaagatcccacatgccttgcaatcaaaaaaccaaaacattaacaacctccaattaaaataaataaatttatatttaaaaaataacagaaacagtACTGTAACAtttcaatacttttaaaaatgatccacatcaaaaaaagatttttaagactattaaaatatatatatacatatgtataactgagtcactttactgtacagcagaaattaacagagcattgtaagtcaactacacttcaatttttaaaaaaaacatcagCTACAGCTGATTCCGCCATCAATCCAGGCCCTGAAGATTTAGTGCAAAGGTCAATcatctttttctgtaaaagggcCAGACAGTTCATCTTTCAGGCTTTGCAGACCATGAATCTCTATCACGACTACTGGACTCTGCCACTGGAGCATAAAAGCAGCCATTTACAAAGTCAGGCAAGAGGGTGACTTTGGCCTAGGAACTGTTGTTTGCCCACCTCTGATGGGAAGCATCACAAACCTCACCTTCCGCTGCAGCTCCTCGATGATGCAGAAGTGGCTCTGATAGTCCGGACACACGGTGGACTCGGGGCATTTGCTCAGCTCTTGGATGCGGCTCTCCAGCTCCGCGTTGTCCCGCTCCAGCCCGCGCACCTTCTCCAGGTAGCTGGCCAGCCGGTCATTCAGGAACTGCATGGTCTCCTTCTCGTGGCTGTTGAAGAAGCCTTCGCCGAAGGTCCCGCAGATTCCGATGTTGCCGGGAATGTCGCAGGTGCCCGGCAGGGCGCAGGCAGCGTTGCAGCTGTGGGGCAGACAGAGGCTGGGTCGACCCAGAGAGGTTGTGCCCACTCGGACTCGGTTGGCGTGTGCCAGGGTGGCCGAGAGGCCCAGGGGGGCGGCCCCGGCCTGTGAGAGCGGCCCGCTGAGGAGAGAGCAGCAGCTGATGGAAGTCATGGCCAAGACTCTTGCTTTGTCCAAGGTTGGATTTGCTCGAGTTTGAAACCTCCCTTCTTCCCTAGACCTTATATAGGCCTGTCGTGGGCGTTGGTACCAGAAAACTGGCGTTTTCCTCATGAATATGTATATAGATTCTTAAACAAGCGCGCTATTACTCAGTTGAGTTTGTCCCCTGTAAAGAGTTAATGAGCTCATGAAAGAGGCCATGACCCACACAGCCTCCCCTGACCGCAGGGTCCTAGGAAATAGGGGAAATGAGGTCGTCTTTGAGCTGCCACGTCCTGCGGCTTTTGTCTCTCTCCCCTCTGTCCACTGATCCCTGTGAGGGCTTGGAGAACCAGAGCCTCCAACAGTGTCCTCAAAATGGCTCTCACTTCCATACTCTGTTCCTGCCGCTGAATGTTCCCATCAtggcaaatttaaaatataaatccagTGGGCAcactgaggaaaggaaaaattcaGGAGTTCATTTCAGCAGATTGGTGTGGACTATGCATTGTGGGACACTGCTGGAGGGAGGGAGTTCTATTTTAATAAGAAGGATAAGAAATTTAGTGACCTTGATATTAAAAAGGCAATAATAGAGAATGctagaaaataagttttttaattaaaaaaattcttaaaggacTATGATGATTTTAAGTAGAAAACACACTGGCAGACCAGAAAGACTTCATGGAAAAgggaatatttaaattatttttctatttatttatttttggctgtgctgggtcttcattgctgcttatGGGCTTTCTTTGTTTggtgaacaggggctactctttgttgtgatgCGCGGGCTCTAAGAACACAAGgttaatagttgtggcacacaggcgtAGTTGCCCcgtagcatgtggggtcttcctggaccagggatcgatcccatgtcccctgcattggcaggcagattcttaaccactggaccatcagggaagtccaataggaacatttaaaatgtgtttggggGACTTCcatgctggtccagtggctaatacttTGCCTccaaatgcaggaggtgtggggttcaatccttggtcatggagctgagatcccacatgcctcatggccaaaatatcaaaacacaaaacagaagaagTATTgtcacaaattcaataaacacttctaaaatggtccacatcaaaaaataaaaataaacctgctTTGAATGATGGCTTCCAGAAAGGGTTGGGGGGAAGAGCATTTCTCATAGAGAACAAAATGAACAGAATGAAACATGtttgaaaatggaaaatagtCTGCCTGTGTTGGTATGAACACTATATGCTGACACTGGAAAGTTATGTTTAGTCCAGGTTGTTGGAAGCCTTGAATGCCAGAACCATTTCATATTTAGTCTTCAGTTAAGGGGAGTCAAAAACAGGGCACTTGCCCTGGAAGCTGATTCTCCTCAGATCCGAGGAAAAGTAAATATCCAGGTTCCTTTAGAACGAAAGTAACAGAAAAGAGATGGACGTTTCCTATGTAAATATGAGGAGAAAACACTAGGCCAGAACAATGAAAGAGAAACCTAAATTCCAAGCTGATTTTGGTGGTTGAAAACTGAAtaaacacacttaaaaaaaaactttttattttgtcttggggtatagccaatcacaaacaatgttgtgatactcACAAGTGAACaacgaagggactcagccgtacatgtacatgtatccattttcccccaaactcctgtcccacccaggctgccacataacattgagcagagttccatgtgctctacagtaggtgaagcgatagttagggaatttgggatgaataactaacaaggacctgaATAACACACTTTTTAAGAATCTATGAGCCAAAGTCAAATGataaattaaaagtattttaaactagattaaaatgaaaatacaactaaTTTTGACAATTTAGACTTTCCCTATACAAGTGTAAAGCATAGTTTTTGGAATTgggaaaaaaaactaatgaaTGAAACTAGGTAATTCAAGATTCTCAAGAACTTGAATTATGCTCCTGTGTATTGGCTTCCATAGGCTAATTAAGGTGGGCATGGTTAGTACTTTTTGATGTCTGTTTTCAGATCTCTCCCCCCGCTTTCTGGCATCTTCCCTTGTTAGACGCTAGTCCTCTCATTGACTGACATCTTATTTAAGAAGATATACACTCAAGAACTTTGATCTTTCATCTTTTGAAACTTCCTGTGTTTTCTTTGAAAGTCACTCACCTTGGTTGTCTGTGACTCTAGGAGACTCTAGAACAAAATTTGAATGTCCTTAATCTTCAGACACACTCAGAGGATCAGAAGCTTTATGGCCTCTTCTATTCCTCAAACAAAGTGGCCAGTTGTTCAAtaacccctggaaaagggcagcTAGCCAGCTTCCAGGCGATGCTAATGCAGATGCTACCTTGACCCCACTCCTAAGATGAATGAATTCACCACGAGGGCCCCTGAGGCAGCAgtacatattttgttgttgtttagtcactcaatcttgtctgactcttgtgcaaccctgtggactgtagcccgtcaggctctctctgtgtgtgagacttcccaggcaggaatactggaataagttcccatttcattttccagggggtcttcccaacccagagacccaACCcgcctttcctgcattggcaggcacgttctttaccactgagccaccagggcagtacATGTTTAGCTGACTTTAAAACATGGACTCCCCAAGCCCAAAGAGATCTCAAAGTCCTCTAGTCTAGGAGCCTTTagcattgtgtgtgtatgtgtgtgtgtttgtgtatgtgtgttagttgcttagtcatgtccaactttttgcaaccccatagactgcagcccaccaggcccctctgtccatgggattctccaggcaagaacactggactgggttgccattctcttctccaaaaggaattatagaaagaaagaaagtgaagtcgctcagtcatgtctgactctttgcaaccccatggactgtagcctaccaggctccttcatccatggaagtttccaggcaagagttctggagtgggttgccatttccttctcctcctttagCATTATAACCTTCCAATTCATTGTCTCACCTACCACTTTCAAAGATGGCCCATTCTGTCACTGGTCAACTTAGCTCCTATAGCTCATGGTTTCCTAGGCTTTGTGCAAAGCACTGGAATCAAGAAATaaatatctttccatctatttgtatcatcttcaatttctttcatcagagtcttacagttttcagaatacaagtcttttgtctccttagataggtttattccaagatattttactttttttgattaccaaaaagaattttctgatctttcattgttcgTATATACACTATAGGAAGGCAAGAgtttttgtgtgttaattttgtaacCTGAAACTTTACCAAATTTATCGATGAGTTCTACTAGtattctggtagcatctttaggattttctatgcatagtatcatgtcatctacaaagagtgatggttttatttcttcttttccaatatggatcccttttatttctttttcttctctgattgtcatggctaggacttccaaaattatgttgaataaaagtggtgccagtggacatccttgtcttttcTCTGATCTCAGAGGAAATGCCTTCAGCTTTTCACCAACTtaccatacagcacagggaactctactgaatattctgtgataactgaTATGagaaaagtatctgaaaaaggatgaatatatgtaaatgtaggagggcttcccatgtggcactagtggtaaagaaccgcctgccagtgcagagacacaagagacctgggttcgatccctgggttgggaagatcccctggaggaggacatggcaacccacttcagtattcttgcctggagaatcccatggacagaggagcctggcgggctacagtccataggatcacaaagagtcagacacaattgaagcaacaaCTAAGCACACGTGCATGAATGTATAAGTGAGTCACTTTGATGTGTACCTGAAAccggcacaacattgtaaattcaaacatttttttgaaaaaaaaaaaaaagcagagataaataaCAGCTAGCTCTGCTTTAAAGGGGCTTACAGTATAGGAGACTGTTAGAAAGTTCTTTATGCAGAAACAAATCTACCTCCTTCCATGATATTTCTGCCCATTgctttcatttgttctttcattcattcaacaaatatttgttgaataccaCCTCTGTGCCTGGCAGGTTTGGGTGCTGGGTATTGGTGATACATTAGCAAGTAAATCAGAGAGTTTGCCCTTTAGTTAATTTAGTTTCTAGGTCCACCCATGGGAGCCTGTAGAGGATAAGCACAGTCCTTCTGCCACATGGGCAGACCTCAGCTCTTCATGAAAAGGTTGCAATTTCCCATTTTAGCAAGGTTCTTCATTTAGCAAGGTTCTAAAACCCCTCACCAGTTTGAAGCTATTCCTCTGAATACACTTGTTGTTCCTATACTCTGCAGTGGGGGCCCTAGAATGGAATTTCTGATGAATTTGGATTAAGAGGCAACCAGTAGATTCCCCAGGAAAACCTCTTGTCCAAGCCTCTCCTGTGAACTATGCTGATGTCACCACACTCCTGGGCACCAGCTGGTTCCATATACAGTTAATGAGACCCTTGGGGACATTTCCCCATAACTACACCATGTACAGATGTAAGCAATATTCACTGAGGTGCCTTGTCCCAGTGACCTTCTCCAAATGATCTATTACTCATGAGCTCCTACCCCAGCAAAACCCTTCCCAAGCACCAGAGGCAAAGCACAGAAACTCCCACCTCTCAAAAAACTCCgagcagaaagaggaaaaggtCATGTAACTCAGAGGAGAGGTCACGGAGAGTTAGAAATGCAGGGGGACGTCAAAGAGACTGGATCTGGAACCTTAAAGATAAGAGGAttttccaagaaaaacaaaaaaaaaggcaagcacAGGCACTCTCAGAAGCAGATCTATGCACGTGGGCTCAAGAGAAGCGCCGTGCAACCTCAGAAATGTGAGGTTGCAGCCAGCGAGGGTCGGCCCCTGAATGACACAAAAACAAAGCTCTGAAGACTCACAatttgcactagtggtaaagaacccacctgccaatgcaggagacatgagtccccagttcgattcctaggtcgggaagatcccctggtggagggcctggaaatccactccagtatccttgcctggagaatcccatggacagaggagcctgagaggctatACTCCATAGGgccgcgaagagtcagatacaattaaAATAACTTAGCATACACGTAGAGTCACAGAGCATTTCTAAGTTCAATTTAaactgaggtgaggtgaggtgaagtcgctcagtcgtgtccgactctttgcgaccccgtggactgtaacctactaggcaaCTCGGGCTAATTCATGGCTAAAAATGTGGTCTCCTATTTTTGTAACATCTGCACAGGTGACTCTCAAACTTTAGCCAAaaccagaatcacctggagagcttatAAAATGTAGATTGCCAGACCCCAcatcagagtttctgattcagtaggtctggggtcaCGCCTGAGAGTTGGCATTTCTAACAGATTCCTGGAtgatactgatgctgctggtctggggccAACACTTTGAGAACAGAAGGGCTGCTCTAGGAAGATAGATGAGCTCTGTTGTGACTATCACTCTGTGTAGATGAAGCCCACTCTACCAAAACGGTGTTTGCTGAGTGCAAGAGGAGCCAGTGTTTGAATGATCACATTTAAAATCTGTTAGCCTGTGTTTTTGTCAATATAATGGGCAAGTTCTGTTTGTTTTCCTAGTTTCCTCTTCTTCGCCAAGGTTTGTTTTATGAGAACATCTGAGATGGAAGAAAGGAGGGGCAAGAAGGGAAACCCATACAGTGCTTGTTAATCTTGTGGGTATGAAACAGGTGCGAATGAAAACAATGCTTGTAGAGGACAGACAGAGGTCAAGTTTGCACCTTGGCCTTGacaaaggtcaagaagcaacatttatttACATCTGTTATGTGTCAGGAATCTCACTTGGCACTTAATATAcaggatttcatttcttttctctctctctgacacacacatacccctatATATTCAAAAAGTTGATATACCATATTTGACTATGTGCTACCAAGTAAGGTACACTATATGCTTCACATATaaccatgtatctttttaaagtacATTATTTGAATTAACCTTTACCACTACTGCTTTCTTGTTGTTGCTTCTTTTGTgtatctgctcagtcatgtctctttgcaatcctatggactgtagcccaccagggctacagagggtgcatgggctttcccaggcaagaatactggagctggtttccatttcattctctaggTAACCATATCTTAATTATAATTACACTGCAGAGTAGTTTCAAGCATCCCAttgtagaaaaaggaaaaactcagAGCAACTGGGTAACAAACCTTGAAATATTAGCTCAAGTCTGCCTGACTCTCAAGTCCAGATTCCTTGTCTCTGAACACCAAGTCAAAGCCACTAGATCTCAGCCACAGAATGTCCAATAGACCTATCTGACCATTCTAATCACTCAACAGACAGGTACCAATTTCCTGCTCTGGACCACACACTCATCTAAGAAGCTGGAAATACAGCAGGGGACAGAACAGAGTTCTCCGGTGGTTTTTGAGCAAAAGGGAGCAATGATGAAAAGAGCAGTTCAGGAAACTTAATCTAGTACTAGTACGCACCCTGGGGTAGAACACTAAATCTCCATTTTGTGGGCTCTCTAGTACATAATGCAGTGCCTGGTACACAATATATGCTTAAGAAATGTTAAACAGAAGAGTGGAGGGCTGGAGGTGTGTGCAGGATGAACTTGGCAGAGAAGGGATGAGGCCGGAGGAGGCTTTTAAAGAATCCAGACAGCATGTGATAGAAACCAAATCCAGCCACCTGCAGTGCCATCAGAAAGAAAGGGATGGAGAACAGAGATATTACAAAAGAATGCTACAAGTCTGGGCCATGTACTCTATATGGGGGTGGGGTCAAAGGAAGGACTTCCTCAAAGGAAGGAGGACCCCCAAAGTGTGCTTGAGGTCACCTCTGGGTTCCTGGGACAATAAGGTGATGTGAAGGGAAGCTGAGAAGTCAAGGCAGAGAGCTGGCTTGAGAGGAAGAAGCCGAGTTCAAGTTTGGAGCCAGTGAATGAAACTAGCTAATAGGGGCTGCCCAGCAGGGGGTCAGAGATAGAAGCCTGGAGCCAGGAGAGATCAGTCTGGATTCTTTGCAGGGACAGGGAAACTCTTTGCATATGCAGATACTGATATTTATTACACCTGGCA includes these proteins:
- the LOC138414738 gene encoding keratin, type I cuticular Ha8-like produces the protein MTSISCCSLLSGPLSQAGAAPLGLSATLAHANRVRVGTTSLGRPSLCLPHSCNAACALPGTCDIPGNIGICGTFGEGFFNSHEKETMQFLNDRLASYLEKVRGLERDNAELESRIQELSKCPESTVCPDYQSHFCIIEELQRKILCVKSENNKLVVQIDNAKLAADDFRTKFQMEHSLRQLVEADVCGMRRALDDLTLAKADLEAQVESRKEELLCLKKNHEQEVHTLKRQLGDKLKIELDVEPTVNLGSVLEEMRGQYEAMVETNLRDVEQWFQTQSEGISLQAMSCSEELQCCQSEILELRRTVNTLEVELQAQHTLKDCLQNSLCESEARFGTELAQMQSLISNVEEQLSEIRADLERQNQEYQVLLDVKARLEGEIATYRNLLEKEDCKLPCNPCATPVSITCVGPSACTSCSPCLSGPSGSCSSPRC